The following proteins come from a genomic window of Proteinivorax hydrogeniformans:
- a CDS encoding DUF4153 domain-containing protein, with translation MYFKNQIYILFQKILSACNRFPISVLFSVLATLAFILANRLSFPTLEQHQLFIRLGMTFGLGVPISLSAQALCEKVQIKTNKVKTVIFSLLFLLLLSFLIFMLKEITMVTVTRYAALFLAFTLAFTFIPFFFKAPKFELYVIRLFTSFFITYLYSMILFMGVSALLLTINLLFSINISSKAYLDIWLIVVGVFAPAFFLADIPKNHQYLTVNDYPKVISVLLRYILTPLIAAYTLILYIYFGNILLARELPQGVVANLVLWYLMLSTAVLLAISPLKKTSKWTSMFKSYLPKLSLPLLVMMLVSLYIRISAYGFTERRYFALVAGLWLVGIMLYHIFSSRKRGIVIPISLAVIAILSVIGPWSAYSTSISSQNTRFERLLTEHDMLKNGEIQPQKELSVEDRYELSSIIIYFNSNHDLSKLSYLPDGFSLLRDTKDVFGFELQRSRHDHFRQRREYFRIHLSEDELIDINQYQHFGHFTLNIHASSELKLGDFLVTANDKKSELYIYKNEDVIYSKDIGSIAKEIYNQHEGTEVLSLTKMTYSDKNQNTDIKLVFKNIYGFKDEENNSIKVESMEFYIFFSFR, from the coding sequence TTGTATTTTAAAAACCAAATATATATACTTTTTCAGAAGATATTATCTGCCTGTAACCGCTTTCCTATTTCAGTATTATTTTCTGTATTGGCTACTTTGGCTTTTATCTTGGCTAATAGACTAAGTTTTCCTACTTTGGAGCAACACCAGTTATTTATAAGGTTAGGTATGACTTTTGGATTAGGGGTTCCTATTTCCCTGTCTGCACAAGCACTTTGTGAAAAGGTGCAAATAAAAACAAACAAAGTAAAAACCGTTATTTTTAGCTTACTTTTTTTACTTTTGTTATCTTTTCTAATTTTTATGTTGAAAGAAATTACTATGGTAACTGTTACAAGGTATGCAGCCCTCTTTCTGGCTTTTACCCTAGCTTTTACTTTCATCCCATTCTTTTTTAAGGCACCTAAGTTTGAGCTATATGTTATCCGATTATTTACAAGTTTTTTTATTACCTATCTATACTCAATGATATTATTTATGGGTGTTTCAGCATTATTGTTGACAATAAACCTGCTTTTTTCTATCAACATCTCCTCTAAAGCTTATTTAGATATCTGGCTAATTGTTGTAGGAGTCTTTGCCCCGGCCTTCTTTCTAGCAGATATACCTAAGAATCACCAATATTTGACTGTTAATGATTACCCTAAAGTTATTAGCGTTCTTTTAAGGTATATTTTAACGCCTCTAATAGCTGCCTATACCTTAATTTTATATATATATTTCGGTAACATACTCTTGGCAAGAGAGCTTCCCCAAGGTGTTGTTGCGAATTTGGTCCTTTGGTATCTAATGTTGTCTACTGCAGTTTTGTTAGCCATATCTCCCCTTAAAAAAACAAGTAAATGGACTTCCATGTTTAAAAGCTACCTCCCTAAGCTTTCACTTCCCCTTTTAGTGATGATGCTAGTTTCTTTGTATATTAGGATATCTGCCTATGGATTTACTGAAAGAAGGTACTTTGCTTTAGTAGCAGGGCTGTGGTTAGTAGGGATTATGCTTTACCACATTTTTTCGTCGCGCAAAAGAGGTATAGTAATCCCTATCTCATTAGCTGTGATAGCCATCTTGTCAGTCATTGGGCCTTGGAGCGCTTATTCCACCTCCATTTCCAGTCAAAACACCCGTTTTGAAAGGTTACTAACAGAACATGACATGCTTAAAAATGGAGAAATTCAGCCTCAGAAAGAACTATCAGTAGAAGATAGGTATGAGCTTAGCAGTATCATCATTTACTTTAATAGCAACCATGATTTGAGTAAGTTAAGCTATTTGCCTGACGGATTCAGTCTACTAAGGGATACCAAAGATGTCTTTGGTTTTGAACTACAAAGAAGTCGCCATGACCACTTTAGACAAAGGCGAGAATATTTTAGAATACACCTTTCAGAAGATGAGTTAATAGACATTAATCAATATCAGCACTTTGGTCATTTTACACTAAACATCCATGCTAGCTCTGAGCTTAAACTTGGGGACTTTTTAGTAACTGCCAATGATAAAAAAAGTGAATTGTATATTTATAAAAATGAAGATGTAATTTACAGTAAGGATATTGGTAGCATAGCTAAAGAAATTTATAACCAACATGAAGGCACTGAAGTGTTATCTTTAACTAAAATGACCTATTCCGATAAAAACCAAAACACAGATATCAAGCTTGTCTTTAAAAACATCTACGGCTTTAAGGACGAAGAAAATAATTCGATAAAAGTT
- a CDS encoding ammonia-forming cytochrome c nitrite reductase subunit c552 — protein MRDWQKVVLALAAVLVLGIAVYSYMGGRDAADEQPPRDPGGQEGPEQEDKILDPAHWEDEHPEIYQSYMRNTPDDDDNVKRGSDQQVDYIERYPQIETIYEGFGFAKEYFSTVGHLYSLTSVREIARPKPGANCLACKTPDYEGFYEEYGDDLFAMEFNEMAERAQWNITCYSCHGNDPGSIHISVPQAEPGFEQVDFDIPPGTASCAQCHVEYYFEEENMAVVFPWENGLTVQDMEDYFDERDFADWEHPRTGTPLIKIQHPEFEMYTGSPHDQLGMSCADCHMPTVESEDGVEYVSHWWSSPLHTAEESCLGCHANHDVESITEWVSEGQAEVEEKQVQTMDMLVELIEELATRVENDDLDEETLEEVRSLHRQAQIRWDFVFAENSTGSHYFDRAHEYLDEAMEIAEEALQILEEN, from the coding sequence GTGAGAGATTGGCAAAAGGTAGTTCTAGCTTTAGCGGCAGTTTTAGTTTTGGGTATAGCTGTTTATAGTTATATGGGAGGCAGAGATGCAGCTGATGAGCAACCACCTAGAGATCCAGGTGGTCAGGAAGGACCAGAACAGGAAGATAAAATTTTAGACCCAGCCCATTGGGAGGATGAACATCCTGAGATTTATCAATCATATATGAGGAATACCCCCGATGACGATGATAATGTAAAGCGTGGCTCTGATCAACAGGTAGATTATATAGAAAGATATCCGCAGATAGAGACGATTTATGAGGGTTTTGGATTTGCAAAAGAGTACTTTTCAACAGTAGGACACCTCTACTCATTAACTAGTGTAAGAGAGATTGCAAGACCAAAGCCAGGAGCTAACTGCTTAGCTTGTAAAACCCCAGATTATGAAGGTTTTTATGAAGAATATGGTGACGATTTATTTGCTATGGAATTTAATGAAATGGCAGAACGTGCACAGTGGAATATAACCTGTTATAGTTGTCATGGTAACGACCCAGGTAGTATTCACATTTCGGTACCACAAGCGGAGCCTGGCTTTGAGCAGGTAGACTTTGACATACCGCCAGGAACAGCAAGTTGTGCACAATGTCATGTAGAGTATTACTTTGAAGAAGAAAATATGGCTGTTGTCTTTCCATGGGAAAACGGACTAACAGTTCAGGATATGGAAGATTATTTTGACGAAAGAGACTTTGCAGATTGGGAACACCCTAGAACTGGAACGCCACTTATTAAGATACAGCATCCTGAATTTGAAATGTATACCGGTAGTCCTCATGATCAGTTAGGTATGAGCTGTGCTGATTGTCATATGCCAACAGTCGAAAGCGAAGATGGCGTGGAGTATGTTTCCCATTGGTGGAGCAGCCCACTTCATACAGCAGAAGAGTCTTGCTTAGGCTGTCACGCAAACCATGACGTCGAAAGTATAACTGAATGGGTGAGCGAAGGACAAGCAGAAGTTGAGGAAAAGCAAGTTCAAACTATGGACATGCTGGTAGAGCTGATTGAAGAACTTGCAACTAGAGTGGAAAACGATGATTTAGATGAAGAAACTCTAGAAGAAGTTAGAAGTTTACACCGACAAGCACAAATCAGATGGGATTTTGTCTTTGCGGAAAACAGTACTGGAAGTCACTATTTTGATAGAGCACATGAATATCTAGACGAAGCTATGGAGATAGCTGAAGAGGCTCTACAAATATTAGAGGAAAATTAA
- the ccsB gene encoding c-type cytochrome biogenesis protein CcsB, translating into MIERILFNISFFGYGLTVVLYMIFMFKQNIKIAKLGFFTIATSWVIHTISLLLRWYAAGYPPLTNQFEFASSFAWGIALCYIFIYQKYRYHGLGIFITPVIFMIAGYGMSLSRDISPLMPALQSNWLFFHVFTAVLSYGAFGVAFGLGILFIVMNKLKDGKDITRHLPKLEKIDSLIYKTIAFGFLFLTLVIVTGAVWAQEAWTRYWAWDPKETWSLITWIIYAIFLHARLKKGLKGQKLAMFAIIGFASVLFTYMGVNMLLPSIHSYM; encoded by the coding sequence TTGATAGAAAGGATATTGTTTAATATTTCTTTTTTTGGGTATGGATTGACAGTAGTTTTGTATATGATTTTCATGTTTAAGCAAAATATAAAGATAGCTAAGCTTGGATTTTTTACGATAGCAACTTCGTGGGTAATTCATACAATTTCACTGCTTCTAAGGTGGTATGCAGCAGGTTATCCACCGTTAACAAACCAGTTTGAATTTGCATCTAGCTTCGCCTGGGGGATAGCTCTATGCTACATTTTTATTTATCAAAAATATCGCTACCATGGATTGGGAATTTTTATCACTCCGGTAATATTTATGATAGCTGGGTATGGGATGAGTTTATCAAGGGATATTTCTCCCTTAATGCCTGCATTGCAGAGCAATTGGCTGTTTTTTCATGTTTTTACAGCAGTGCTTAGCTATGGAGCCTTTGGTGTAGCTTTTGGGTTAGGGATTCTATTTATTGTTATGAATAAACTAAAAGATGGGAAAGATATAACTAGACATTTGCCTAAGTTAGAAAAAATTGACTCTCTGATTTATAAAACTATAGCTTTTGGGTTTTTGTTTTTAACTTTGGTTATAGTTACTGGAGCAGTGTGGGCCCAGGAGGCTTGGACAAGATATTGGGCTTGGGATCCTAAAGAAACATGGTCACTTATTACGTGGATTATCTATGCTATATTTTTACATGCTAGATTAAAAAAAGGTCTCAAAGGTCAAAAACTTGCCATGTTTGCCATTATTGGTTTTGCCAGTGTGTTGTTTACCTACATGGGTGTAAACATGTTGTTGCCAAGCATCCACAGCTATATGTAG
- a CDS encoding cytochrome c biogenesis protein ResB, protein MKLFRLLYSMKTGIVLLVILASVSVIGTLIPQERPMGWYQENYSHRVFTAIEMFNLDDMYHSRWFFGLFILLSLNLLLCSIVRLPKVYQRFKKPYMINGNKFRVRDLEVNSLKKVVTDLGFKKTAVEGGTLHSKKGFAGFFGSWLTHLGMLIIIVGYVAGIYLGFNYQVVGVVGDNVAVSGTDVEVYIDDFVVDYREDNTVDQYYSYVTVSDGQENRSGEISVNNPLAHDKYNFYQLATGWMLDLEYTARGETTTKRLYQRDEVMLEDGHLAIRVLEFRPDAIDNTPHLKHPMLLYQIVQHGRVLDMNVTEFDKPITWMGRTITFTNPQRYTVLEVSNDPTLGFVSIGAIALLAGLFLSFYVNPSSILCVPHPQGGYEVTVYSAKFVEETIENFKNELEGVEQVDRKDIV, encoded by the coding sequence TTGAAACTATTTAGACTGTTATACTCAATGAAAACTGGAATTGTACTTTTAGTTATTTTAGCTTCTGTATCTGTAATTGGTACTTTAATTCCACAAGAGAGGCCTATGGGGTGGTACCAAGAAAATTATAGTCATAGGGTTTTTACCGCTATAGAGATGTTTAATTTAGATGATATGTACCACAGTAGGTGGTTTTTCGGGTTATTTATTTTGTTATCCCTAAACCTACTTTTATGTAGCATAGTTAGGCTTCCAAAGGTATATCAAAGGTTTAAAAAACCGTACATGATAAATGGGAATAAATTTAGAGTTCGCGATCTTGAGGTTAATAGCTTAAAGAAAGTAGTTACAGATCTGGGGTTCAAAAAAACAGCTGTTGAAGGAGGTACATTACATAGCAAAAAAGGATTTGCAGGATTTTTTGGTTCGTGGTTAACTCACCTAGGTATGCTGATTATTATAGTTGGGTATGTTGCCGGTATATATCTTGGGTTTAATTATCAAGTAGTGGGAGTAGTAGGAGATAATGTGGCGGTTTCTGGTACTGATGTTGAGGTTTATATAGATGACTTTGTGGTTGATTATAGAGAGGACAATACAGTAGATCAATACTATTCCTATGTAACGGTTAGTGATGGGCAAGAGAATAGAAGTGGAGAGATCTCTGTTAATAACCCTTTGGCCCATGATAAGTATAACTTTTATCAGTTAGCAACTGGATGGATGTTGGATTTAGAATACACTGCCAGAGGGGAAACTACAACAAAAAGGTTGTATCAACGGGATGAAGTGATGTTAGAAGACGGTCATTTAGCAATTAGGGTGCTGGAATTTAGACCAGACGCCATAGACAACACTCCTCACCTAAAACATCCCATGTTACTTTATCAAATAGTCCAGCACGGCAGGGTTTTAGACATGAATGTAACGGAGTTTGATAAGCCAATTACATGGATGGGAAGGACAATTACCTTTACAAATCCGCAGCGATATACTGTGCTAGAGGTTTCTAACGATCCTACCTTAGGTTTTGTGAGTATAGGGGCGATTGCTTTACTAGCAGGGCTATTTTTAAGTTTTTATGTTAATCCATCATCAATACTTTGTGTACCACATCCTCAAGGGGGATATGAAGTAACAGTATACAGTGCAAAGTTTGTAGAAGAAACGATAGAAAACTTCAAAAACGAATTGGAAGGGGTTGAACAGGTTGATAGAAAGGATATTGTTTAA